A region from the Sandaracinus amylolyticus genome encodes:
- a CDS encoding peptidoglycan-binding domain-containing protein gives MIALGCLVGLVACGDVEVVNAPAEAPPRSQGQVAAPGEGESGGGEPEVVDARPPPMHQPIPLWENGRPGEMVDAATAREQGYVVVDLGEEWTPYLFTTRGNAAEAETPNAYRATYLALARGEFPNDHHGERARGDKYLELYGIMPTLGLLRQRMRHTSSLECVASLDVEPLRTFEGFIAYENRDSGRNFVRTVRILENQVGEIVRNQRVEAPEAIDAARLSDRDARRYAEWQRTMPRFRAIRAAQQRLECEGYYEGKGEYVSGGLDWPTHEALAEFERRHRIYGWGFLGRETLDMLRRSPLEGDQEAVVRVLTERAMHAAGVIEDGSIGERQFRGEDGAQHEVPNLEGQIRSNVIEAFGLQSAESTLAFLEQLGELAPEAEHLVAIRAPQLPEYYDGNMDLSVEIDRGDVWYEFPYDDAGQERAQPAERRPRLTIFTTYRGQRIPLSRIGTTIGGWRSEQIEGRTWWKYKNSPPGPVIWHQIVAAPVWLPPESTPHRELLSRVPRGRGAEAYRVNYHEVGPSYASAYGLVAAYHIRYREDADGTLRFGPDEGIRTHGSVDYMSIMRRHSHGCHRLHNHMAVRLMSFVLAHRPHVRVGQQALGFRRELEHEGHTYQMALDRGGYVFQLAQPIHVEVLEGRVRGERETPIEFPLPRWDSTYGAYMLPDGGAVAISRTGGMRAVPVPVPDGGVPMIVAPAFDGGVRPAMPVAPVLPTAPVTPTATVPR, from the coding sequence TTGATCGCGCTGGGATGCCTCGTGGGCCTCGTCGCGTGCGGCGACGTCGAGGTCGTGAACGCACCGGCGGAGGCGCCTCCCCGATCCCAAGGCCAGGTCGCGGCGCCGGGCGAGGGCGAGTCGGGCGGGGGCGAGCCCGAGGTCGTCGACGCGCGCCCGCCGCCGATGCACCAGCCGATCCCGCTGTGGGAGAACGGCCGCCCCGGTGAGATGGTCGACGCCGCGACGGCGCGCGAGCAGGGCTACGTCGTCGTCGACCTCGGCGAGGAGTGGACGCCCTATCTCTTCACGACGCGCGGCAACGCCGCCGAGGCGGAGACGCCGAACGCGTACCGCGCGACGTACCTCGCGCTCGCGCGCGGCGAGTTCCCCAACGATCACCACGGCGAGCGCGCCCGCGGCGACAAGTACCTCGAGCTCTACGGCATCATGCCGACGCTCGGCCTGCTGCGTCAGCGCATGCGCCACACGAGCAGCCTCGAGTGCGTGGCGTCGCTCGACGTGGAGCCGCTGCGCACGTTCGAGGGGTTCATCGCGTACGAGAACCGCGACTCGGGCCGCAACTTCGTGCGCACGGTCCGCATCCTCGAGAACCAGGTCGGCGAGATCGTGCGCAACCAGCGCGTGGAGGCGCCGGAGGCGATCGACGCGGCGCGCCTCTCCGATCGCGACGCGCGTCGTTACGCCGAGTGGCAGCGCACGATGCCGCGCTTCCGCGCGATTCGCGCTGCGCAGCAGCGCCTCGAGTGCGAGGGCTACTACGAGGGCAAGGGCGAGTACGTCTCGGGCGGGCTCGACTGGCCGACGCACGAGGCGCTCGCCGAGTTCGAGCGGCGTCATCGCATCTACGGCTGGGGCTTCCTCGGGCGCGAGACGCTCGACATGCTCCGCCGCTCGCCGCTCGAGGGCGATCAGGAAGCCGTGGTGCGCGTGCTCACCGAGCGCGCGATGCACGCGGCGGGCGTCATCGAGGACGGCTCGATCGGCGAGCGGCAGTTCCGCGGCGAGGACGGCGCGCAGCACGAGGTGCCGAACCTCGAGGGCCAGATCCGCTCGAACGTGATCGAGGCGTTCGGCCTGCAGAGCGCGGAGTCGACGCTCGCGTTCCTCGAGCAGCTCGGAGAGCTCGCGCCGGAGGCGGAGCACCTGGTCGCGATCCGCGCGCCGCAGCTGCCCGAGTACTACGACGGCAACATGGATCTCTCGGTCGAGATCGACCGAGGCGACGTCTGGTACGAGTTCCCGTACGACGACGCGGGCCAGGAGCGCGCGCAGCCCGCCGAGCGCCGCCCGCGCCTGACGATCTTCACGACGTACCGCGGACAGCGGATCCCGCTCTCGCGCATCGGCACCACGATCGGTGGCTGGCGCAGCGAGCAGATCGAGGGCCGCACCTGGTGGAAGTACAAGAACTCGCCGCCGGGGCCGGTGATCTGGCACCAGATCGTCGCCGCGCCGGTGTGGCTGCCGCCCGAGTCGACGCCGCATCGTGAGCTGCTCTCGCGCGTGCCGCGCGGCCGCGGCGCCGAGGCGTACCGCGTGAATTACCACGAGGTCGGTCCGAGCTACGCGTCGGCGTACGGGCTCGTGGCGGCCTATCACATCCGCTATCGCGAGGACGCCGACGGCACGCTGCGCTTCGGGCCCGACGAGGGGATCCGCACGCACGGCTCGGTCGACTACATGTCGATCATGCGGCGGCACTCGCACGGCTGTCACCGCTTGCACAACCACATGGCGGTGCGCCTCATGAGCTTCGTGCTCGCGCACCGACCGCACGTGCGCGTGGGCCAGCAGGCGCTCGGGTTCCGCCGCGAGCTGGAGCACGAGGGCCACACGTACCAGATGGCGCTCGATCGCGGCGGCTACGTCTTTCAGCTGGCGCAGCCGATCCACGTCGAGGTGCTCGAGGGGCGCGTGCGCGGCGAGCGCGAGACTCCGATCGAATTCCCGCTGCCGCGCTGGGACTCGACGTACGGCGCGTACATGCTGCCCGACGGCGGCGCGGTGGCGATCTCGCGCACCGGCGGGATGCGCGCGGTGCCGGTGCCGGTGCCGGACGGCGGTGTGCCGATGATCGTCGCGCCCGCGTTCGACGGCGGTGTGCGCCCGGCGATGCCCGTCGCGCCGGTGCTCCCGACCGCGCCGGTCACGCCGACCGCGACCGTGCCGCGCTGA
- a CDS encoding DUF4253 domain-containing protein → MKERVFLGVAVAALFGGLAVWAMVARRDRPDAELVASVMARPPAPPIGEPIAGDDASAATERRALERAMLGGLPLVRIVERADVGVLGLVLAGRDALGAWERLHEGVGESGRWPLVLGDGWAVRAHENATRTTADTPEAIVRRARSLDLDGWIATRLASSRPREGDWPEEIPDPVPVRSRVVRDALDLPVPEVAVALVPTRDPAEVPAWLAFGNWAGCPEPAVHVAMLARWRERYGAEVVALGADVIELRIARPPTDRDASMALAREQIAYAPELLADGTRSIAQIAASRIGAPTWTLRWPRTSR, encoded by the coding sequence GTGAAGGAGCGTGTGTTCCTCGGCGTCGCCGTCGCGGCCCTGTTCGGCGGGCTGGCCGTGTGGGCGATGGTGGCGCGTCGCGACCGACCGGACGCCGAGCTCGTGGCGTCGGTGATGGCGCGCCCTCCCGCGCCGCCGATCGGAGAGCCGATCGCCGGAGACGACGCGAGCGCGGCGACCGAGCGGCGTGCGCTCGAGCGCGCGATGCTCGGCGGGCTTCCGCTGGTGCGCATCGTGGAGCGCGCGGACGTCGGTGTGCTCGGCCTCGTGCTCGCGGGGCGCGACGCGCTGGGCGCGTGGGAGCGCCTGCACGAGGGCGTCGGCGAGAGCGGGCGCTGGCCGCTGGTGCTCGGTGATGGATGGGCGGTGCGCGCGCACGAGAACGCGACGCGCACGACCGCCGACACGCCCGAGGCGATCGTCCGGCGCGCGCGCAGCCTCGATCTCGACGGGTGGATCGCGACGCGCCTCGCGTCGTCGCGCCCGCGCGAGGGTGACTGGCCCGAGGAGATCCCCGACCCGGTGCCGGTGCGCTCGCGCGTCGTGCGCGACGCGCTCGATCTGCCGGTGCCCGAGGTCGCGGTGGCGCTCGTCCCCACGCGCGATCCCGCGGAGGTGCCGGCGTGGCTCGCGTTCGGGAACTGGGCGGGCTGCCCCGAGCCCGCGGTGCACGTCGCGATGCTCGCGCGATGGCGGGAGCGCTACGGCGCGGAGGTCGTCGCGCTCGGTGCCGACGTGATCGAGCTGCGCATCGCGCGTCCGCCGACCGATCGCGATGCCTCGATGGCGCTCGCGCGCGAGCAGATCGCGTACGCGCCCGAGCTCCTCGCGGACGGAACGCGATCGATCGCGCAGATCGCGGCGTCGCGGATCGGCGCGCCGACGTGGACGCTCCGCTGGCCGCGCACGTCCCGATGA
- the arfB gene encoding alternative ribosome rescue aminoacyl-tRNA hydrolase ArfB: MDDLVVAPGVVIPARELAWSAARASGPGGQNVNKVSSKVDLRFDLEGSIALPPEVKARVRAKAGASRLDADGRVLIVSQLTRDQKRNLEDAREKLAALVRGAMVVPKKRKKTTPSRGAKERRLGEKKRRAETKRGRQSRGDD, translated from the coding sequence GTGGACGATCTGGTCGTGGCGCCCGGCGTCGTGATCCCGGCGCGCGAGCTCGCATGGAGCGCGGCGCGCGCGTCGGGGCCCGGCGGGCAGAACGTGAACAAGGTGAGCTCGAAGGTCGATCTGCGCTTCGATCTCGAGGGCTCGATCGCGCTCCCGCCCGAGGTGAAGGCGAGGGTGCGCGCGAAGGCGGGCGCATCGCGGCTCGACGCGGACGGGCGCGTGCTGATCGTCAGCCAGCTCACGCGCGACCAGAAGCGCAACCTCGAGGACGCGCGCGAGAAGCTCGCCGCGCTGGTGCGCGGCGCGATGGTGGTGCCGAAGAAGCGCAAGAAGACGACGCCGAGCCGGGGCGCGAAGGAGCGTCGGCTCGGCGAGAAGAAGCGGCGCGCGGAGACGAAGCGCGGCCGCCAGTCGCGCGGCGACGACTGA
- a CDS encoding sigma-70 family RNA polymerase sigma factor produces the protein MQARDTAAERAGNEQDAALVLAVAAGDRDALASLYDHHAGALLGIGLRILRERREAEDLVHDVFLEVWRRAHAYDPSRASVRAWLVLMMRSRSLDRRKSHAFARSAPLAHDPRVAPASESPAVLLDRNRVAAALAALPEAQRDVLVLGYFEGLSSSEIAERLGAPIGTVKSRVAAALRALRAQLGEEERP, from the coding sequence GTGCAGGCGCGAGACACGGCGGCGGAGCGGGCGGGCAACGAGCAGGACGCGGCGCTCGTGCTCGCGGTCGCGGCCGGTGATCGCGACGCGCTCGCGAGCCTCTACGATCACCACGCGGGCGCGCTGCTCGGGATCGGGCTGCGCATCCTGCGCGAGCGTCGCGAGGCCGAGGACCTCGTGCACGACGTCTTCCTCGAGGTGTGGCGCCGCGCGCACGCCTACGATCCGTCGCGCGCCAGCGTGCGCGCGTGGCTCGTGCTGATGATGCGATCGCGCTCGCTCGATCGTCGCAAGTCGCACGCGTTCGCGCGCAGCGCGCCGCTCGCGCACGATCCGCGCGTCGCGCCGGCCTCGGAGAGCCCCGCGGTGCTGCTCGATCGCAACCGCGTGGCCGCGGCGCTCGCCGCGCTGCCCGAGGCGCAGCGCGACGTGCTCGTGCTCGGGTACTTCGAGGGGCTCTCCTCGAGCGAGATCGCGGAGCGGCTCGGCGCGCCGATCGGCACCGTGAAGTCACGCGTCGCTGCCGCGCTGAGAGCACTGCGTGCGCAGCTCGGCGAGGAGGAGCGCCCGTGA
- a CDS encoding cupin domain-containing protein has protein sequence MSDDELFDLEPDALELAASIATLRTERDPGRALRDRLLASTRTTSRFGDLEREVASLLDLDVRAAAALLLRVDQADAWTEGPAPGVRLFHVEGGPAVAGAVTGFVRVEAGREFPEHEHLGDERVLVIQGALRDSLGTVVQRGEMAPMPAGSAHRFEAIGPLPLVYLVVVRDGVRIGDDVIGPDDPRG, from the coding sequence GTGAGCGACGACGAGCTCTTCGATCTCGAGCCCGACGCGCTCGAGCTCGCGGCCTCGATCGCGACGCTCCGCACCGAGCGCGATCCCGGACGCGCGCTGCGCGATCGCCTGCTCGCGAGCACGCGCACGACGAGCCGCTTCGGTGATCTGGAGCGCGAGGTCGCGTCGCTGCTCGATCTCGACGTGCGCGCCGCGGCCGCGCTGCTGCTGCGCGTCGACCAGGCGGATGCGTGGACCGAGGGCCCTGCGCCCGGGGTGCGCCTCTTCCACGTGGAAGGCGGCCCCGCGGTCGCGGGCGCGGTGACCGGCTTCGTGCGCGTCGAGGCGGGGCGCGAGTTCCCGGAGCACGAGCATCTCGGCGACGAGCGCGTGCTGGTGATCCAGGGCGCGCTGCGCGACTCGCTCGGCACGGTGGTGCAGCGCGGCGAGATGGCGCCGATGCCGGCGGGCAGCGCGCATCGCTTCGAGGCGATCGGCCCGCTGCCGCTCGTGTACCTCGTGGTCGTGCGCGACGGCGTGCGGATCGGCGACGACGTGATCGGTCCCGACGATCCGCGCGGTTGA
- a CDS encoding SDR family oxidoreductase has translation MSNEKVVWITGASSGIGEALALELARGGAKLVLSARRADRLEALRLRCPDPARVAVLPLDVADTTRAKEHAETAQVPFGRVDVMVHNAGITQRSLVVDTALDVDRRIMEVNYFGVVALTKALLPSMIARKSGHFVVVSSVVGYVGTQQRSAYAASKHALHGFFEALRAEGHADGVKVTMVCPGYVSTDLTLSALRGDGSVHGERAASNAAGMSPAQCAHRIAHAIETQPREVYVGGREVAAIYLRRFAPGLLARILPRVNAT, from the coding sequence ATGTCGAACGAGAAGGTCGTCTGGATCACCGGCGCTTCGTCGGGTATCGGCGAGGCGCTCGCGCTCGAGCTCGCGCGTGGCGGAGCGAAGCTCGTGCTCTCCGCGCGTCGCGCCGATCGTCTCGAGGCGCTGCGCCTCCGCTGCCCCGATCCCGCGCGCGTCGCGGTGCTGCCGCTCGACGTCGCCGACACGACGCGCGCGAAGGAGCACGCCGAGACCGCGCAGGTCCCGTTCGGGCGCGTCGACGTGATGGTGCACAACGCCGGGATCACGCAGCGCTCGCTCGTCGTCGACACCGCGCTCGACGTCGATCGACGCATCATGGAGGTCAACTACTTCGGCGTCGTCGCGCTCACGAAGGCGCTCCTCCCGTCGATGATCGCGCGCAAGAGCGGGCACTTCGTCGTCGTCTCGAGCGTCGTCGGGTACGTCGGCACGCAGCAGCGCTCGGCGTACGCGGCGAGCAAGCACGCGCTGCACGGCTTCTTCGAGGCGCTGCGTGCCGAGGGCCACGCGGACGGCGTGAAGGTCACGATGGTGTGCCCCGGCTACGTGAGCACCGACCTCACGCTCTCCGCGCTGCGCGGCGACGGCTCGGTGCACGGCGAGCGCGCGGCGAGCAACGCCGCGGGCATGTCTCCCGCGCAGTGCGCCCATCGCATCGCGCACGCGATCGAGACCCAGCCGCGCGAGGTGTACGTCGGCGGGCGCGAGGTCGCGGCGATCTACCTGCGCCGCTTCGCGCCGGGCCTGCTCGCGCGCATCCTCCCGCGCGTGAACGCGACGTGA
- a CDS encoding carbonic anhydrase, with amino-acid sequence MDKLIRGILHFREHELPSRRETFAKLASGQDPDTLFLACADSRVVPNLFSSTEPGDLFTIRTVGNLIAPADAEGGAIGDVSEAAAVEYALIALDVRDIVICGHSHCGAMGAMLSGKAPAGAPNLRAWLELAQPSVERAQRVAGIGEGLSPADRLSQINVLQQLDHLRSYHVVREREASGHVRLHGWWFDVATGETHIYDSARGGFVLLDEEEAARILAHQVPAPHLPR; translated from the coding sequence ATGGACAAGCTGATCCGAGGCATCCTCCACTTCCGCGAGCACGAGCTCCCGTCGCGCCGCGAGACCTTCGCGAAGCTCGCGAGCGGTCAGGATCCGGACACGCTCTTCCTCGCGTGCGCCGACAGCCGCGTGGTGCCGAACCTCTTCTCGTCGACGGAGCCCGGCGATCTCTTCACGATCCGCACGGTGGGCAACCTGATCGCGCCCGCCGATGCCGAGGGCGGCGCGATCGGCGACGTGTCGGAGGCGGCGGCGGTCGAGTACGCGCTGATCGCGCTCGACGTGCGCGACATCGTCATCTGCGGGCACAGCCACTGCGGCGCGATGGGCGCGATGCTCTCGGGCAAGGCGCCCGCGGGCGCGCCGAACCTGCGCGCGTGGCTCGAGCTCGCGCAGCCGAGCGTCGAGCGTGCGCAGCGCGTCGCGGGCATCGGCGAGGGGCTCTCGCCGGCCGATCGGCTCTCGCAGATCAACGTGCTCCAGCAGCTCGACCACCTGCGCAGCTATCACGTCGTGCGCGAGCGCGAGGCGTCGGGCCACGTGCGGCTTCACGGCTGGTGGTTCGACGTGGCCACCGGCGAGACGCACATCTACGACTCGGCGCGCGGCGGCTTCGTGCTGCTCGACGAAGAAGAGGCTGCGCGCATCCTCGCGCACCAGGTGCCCGCGCCGCACCTTCCGCGCTGA